The Bacteroidota bacterium genome includes a window with the following:
- a CDS encoding GEVED domain-containing protein — protein sequence MRKVLFFLSAFLLCSLVYGQTNVYHENFEQPSGADSVTSSGVPVPWAINTRLFGGGAQCDTNYVQINDTSYLTTSAFNCTGYSNVILKFNHICKTEIADGGEVQISINNGPWFKLTGSEYLNPGNSQFVTSGNKFNGNTYPIDWQSTNTIAKPTQSWWRPEQFDISAYAGNQGNVRIRFMLFDANGNGNNGARGWYLDDIKVVGALSELIPPTITLKAPIVTDTVFNTGPWDVYAWIKDPSGIDTAYLVYNVNGGANSSVPMNWISDSTYKGTIPQQTWNRLINYHVVAIDNSLSHNLGTGVTRWFYTKKPPTTVTIGTGTSSYYYYGPIYRSSAASSYDYSQYWYLITASELAAAGLPNGAPITGVEWYKTDAYATTGNATMSIYMKNSAATALAASPWSTLTTGATQVYNTTTQTIPATIGWLPFTTSAYTYTGGGLEIGTNWDISMVAGNPTTGAFNWQYGSYSAAYTIGSANSVAITGNLSSTYGGNLRPNIKIHYQVTQGNDDASLSQITAPTGSQLANVNLPVSVIVKNYGTDTLKKTTIQWKVDGVAQTPYVWTGAVLDGLSTLPFTIGNANVPAGSHTLKIWTTLPNDSLDHNHGNDTATGVFYACDTLMHGNYTIGTGGNFATFADALISLNNCGINGPTVFNILAGTYNEQITFNTINGGSLTNTVTFKPASGATVVITNNSATATLKFNGTDNVFFDGSNNGTTTRNMSILNTSTASGTAAVWLASTGVGAGCTNVIIKNCILATGDNASGKYAVSVSGTSIGSSGDDNDNITIQNNDISKAYVGIYAYGTSSGLLNNLNILKNSLGSSTATSYLGHDGIMVSYITASTISGNTVYNIIGTPTTPVGITIGTGVDNSVISGNIIHDIQYTGTSGYGGRGIYCNTGSAASNLTFDNNMISAIKGDGYSSFSNSSPVGMYFDGTTGGLNIWNNSVYMNGSLSYNSASLTTAILFYSTANTGIDLRDNIFMNTMNNPSNSGAKNYAIYSTAPVSSFTSIDFNDYYVSGVQGVLGYFAAADQTSLGAWQAATSQDAQSISADPAFTSLTDLHTFSNLINNLGTPIGAVTTDIDGQPRDPSNPDMGADEFTPLADDLGIIAVLAPVSGCNYGNENVTIRIKNNGGTTITSADLYYKLGTNTPVMETYSGTLLPDSVYDFTFAQQANLTVPGNYTFKFYGFLNNDQNQLNDTISNYTIYSGYNFNYGGYAMGFEPTDDMTGWLNLDVNSDGEKWIAPYNGTAHTGSYSAEYYNTMTAAGDEWLFSRCFTLAAGSTYKVDYWYRVSSANYPESVDLKIGNAQTPGGMNTTLISMPSMTNTSYQKATATFTVPSDGSYYFGWHAYTPSGSNTYYYAYIDDINIALVPDQEAAALGVTTPNSGCGLTTTETVTMMIKNTGANVINGNLNAYYRINNSAPVSQPVTATIISGDTLTFTFSVPVDMHVTTADSIFNIKAWISLTGDPMQINDTATRQVISRYTPGVPIVTGDTIPYGGTATLLAASPANIYWYTNPTGGTSIHTGSPYVTPALYTTTIYHVEAATSVPGQHSIIGNGTSTQNLVPSYGLYDYSWSGMLYTAAEIAHAGSIDTVGFYVSGSTNYSMLNQKVYMAHTTDVAFTNADKPNPATMTQVYNGPITWLGPGLFKLPLQTPFSYNGADNLVIYWENNDGSWTSGYPSFYSSTTTSDMAKYDYQDGSLPTIPGTLTTERPNIYLGITVNGCASARVPDTAKVILMNDEAGIVSLTNPVSGCSYGNESVTIRIRNNGTNTINGNLNASYKVNGTAIATEPVTNTIIPGDTLTFTFTTTFNPGLLPSNQDSTYNIKAYIALVNDVFSSNDTINASVDLLYTPNPPTTVNATIPYGTSGVATAISPDSINWYTQMTGSTPIAQGHAYTSPILYGTTVYWAEAVSSGGGSLKITELNLGSTDSIEIQNTGSGTVDATGWVVAVSDDYSDINLVNANLWNLGTFTGNEVKWRCDDGSSPNYWGSNLYWSPGSGGWAMILDNNGVIVDYVAWSWNASDIQNFTATINSFPVTVGTEWTGDGVTSSSDYLNRIVSDNNNAADWTNTSNGNIGQPNTGLTFSGGSGCASTRVPDTIFVTGIPSCDVAVEAIYTPNSGIELTATEPVTIKVKNYGTANQTNIPVHYTVNGGTPVNEVIATLSAGDTIDYTFTQTANLFAYQSYTIKAYTSLNCDVTLVNDTMQKIVVNSPIPYCPSYAVYTADDDIGNVTFATLNNGNPLPTLSNPDAIHTYTDYTNVPPAQVIAGGTFTISISQIEDDNNWYDCLANVYIDYNRNGVFDVPAELVFSSQTGIDPSFPTVSGPVTIPTTGIVYGLPTRMRVVLDESDVAPPCGTYLWGETEDYFIVISPQIPHDAGVTQIVRPAATEIEGASIPVKVIVKNYGLDSIFASSNMQVRYQYNGQAPLGITYAGPTIPPNGTDTVTLPNLTVGVLTNNICAWTVLAGDSNTMNDTTCKSFYGQPNKDAGVTAFLQPAGTSFAGAAVSVEVVFKNFGTNPINTMSLGYKLNGVVAATQTWNGTLAPGAIDTLLFTQTYIAPQATYAICAYTSLTGDAIHSNDTLCTNPYGLFTSQIPYYDNFDGPVVNWMQTSGDTITEWQLGTPSYGLTNSAHSAPNAWDINLSVAPGNYALDTLWTQYFDFSNATSAKLKFWQNYYVENNYDGLWIEYSVDSSQTWQQLGVQNDTLGVNWYTNASIDFTGIPGWSNNSGGWIKSEYKLSILDSLASVRFRFVFSNDGSSPYDGYSIDDFSITIPSPIDAGVEQILSPSTQVQAGTFHVVKVMIRNYGLDTLYSIPVSYEVNGGVAGNATWTGTLPPNDTASYTFVTQFTAPSGNFSLCAYTGLVADGDHLNDTTCNNIMGVATFVVPYADNFEGTNYFFGNGGNNLWEHGAPASSTINAAHSPANCWKTNLDGDYTNNALDYLYTPNFLFTAVDSAYLEFWHWVNTENNYDGGSVQYSINGGSTWITLGYQGDPAGTGWYNATVNGRPSWTGNTGGWAFAKFNLGTIPTIVNSAQPVQFRFLFFSNASTSNYNGWAIDDFEIFAPPIAKDAGVIEVMAPTGATQTGSQVAVKVRIKNFGTDSLHTIPVAYAVNGVQHAIATWTGVLNPGDTTHYTFTTTYASPGSVYTLCGYTKRVGDTYWFNDSTCVSRNVTAASNDVGVSAILSPGAQTISGDSVAVTVRIKNYGTTLQTTFPVGYKRNGVQLAAEVWSGSLAGGDSTTYTFHQKYISPLSNYVLCGYTMMTGDANPANDQTCFTPTGVIGIDVYDANLLELWQNIPNPANDLTTIYYNLPTSGMTKFVIVDILGREVYRAEHNEATGLHSVGIDTKKLQSGVYFYSLGFNGTLLTKRMVITR from the coding sequence ATGAGAAAAGTTCTATTCTTTTTATCTGCATTTCTTCTGTGTTCATTGGTTTACGGGCAAACCAATGTGTATCACGAAAATTTTGAACAACCTTCCGGAGCCGATAGTGTTACCAGTTCCGGTGTTCCGGTTCCATGGGCTATCAACACCCGGCTCTTTGGTGGTGGTGCGCAATGCGACACCAACTATGTTCAGATAAATGACACTTCTTATCTTACCACTTCCGCGTTTAATTGCACCGGTTATTCAAATGTGATTTTGAAATTCAACCATATCTGCAAGACAGAAATTGCCGATGGAGGCGAGGTTCAGATTTCAATCAATAACGGACCCTGGTTTAAGCTCACCGGGTCGGAATACCTCAATCCGGGGAACTCGCAGTTTGTGACAAGCGGCAACAAGTTTAACGGAAACACTTATCCGATAGACTGGCAATCGACGAATACGATTGCAAAACCCACACAATCGTGGTGGCGTCCTGAGCAATTTGATATTTCTGCTTACGCGGGAAATCAGGGAAACGTGCGAATCCGTTTCATGCTGTTTGATGCGAATGGCAATGGAAATAATGGTGCCCGCGGTTGGTACCTCGACGATATAAAAGTTGTAGGAGCACTCTCGGAACTTATTCCACCCACCATCACTTTGAAAGCGCCTATAGTTACCGATACGGTATTCAATACAGGTCCGTGGGATGTGTATGCATGGATAAAAGATCCTTCGGGAATTGATACGGCATATCTTGTCTATAATGTAAATGGCGGAGCCAATAGCAGCGTTCCCATGAACTGGATTTCAGACAGTACTTATAAAGGCACAATTCCTCAGCAAACCTGGAACAGGTTAATAAATTATCACGTAGTAGCTATTGACAACAGTCTCTCACATAATCTCGGTACCGGAGTTACACGCTGGTTTTATACAAAGAAACCACCCACCACTGTAACTATTGGAACAGGCACATCTTCATATTATTATTATGGTCCAATTTATCGTTCTTCTGCCGCCAGTTCTTATGATTATTCTCAATACTGGTATCTGATTACTGCATCTGAACTGGCCGCGGCAGGTCTTCCAAACGGCGCGCCTATTACCGGTGTTGAATGGTATAAAACGGATGCATATGCAACAACCGGTAATGCCACGATGAGTATTTACATGAAGAACTCGGCGGCCACTGCACTTGCAGCATCGCCCTGGTCGACACTTACAACAGGCGCTACGCAGGTTTACAATACCACAACGCAAACAATTCCGGCAACCATAGGCTGGCTGCCTTTTACAACTTCTGCATATACTTATACCGGCGGAGGTCTGGAAATTGGTACCAACTGGGATATTTCAATGGTCGCAGGCAATCCGACTACAGGCGCCTTTAACTGGCAGTATGGTTCCTATTCGGCGGCATATACCATCGGTTCGGCAAATTCTGTTGCTATCACAGGGAACCTCAGTAGTACCTATGGTGGTAATTTAAGACCGAATATTAAAATTCATTATCAGGTAACCCAAGGTAATGATGATGCAAGCCTGAGTCAGATTACCGCCCCAACAGGAAGCCAGCTGGCCAATGTGAATCTGCCGGTGTCGGTCATCGTGAAAAATTACGGTACTGATACGCTGAAAAAAACAACTATTCAATGGAAGGTTGACGGCGTTGCTCAAACACCTTATGTGTGGACAGGAGCTGTTCTTGACGGTTTGTCAACGCTGCCATTTACTATTGGTAATGCCAATGTTCCGGCGGGCAGTCATACATTAAAAATATGGACAACGCTGCCTAACGACAGTCTGGATCATAATCACGGCAATGATACTGCAACAGGTGTTTTCTATGCCTGCGATACACTGATGCATGGCAATTATACAATCGGCACCGGTGGTAATTTCGCCACCTTTGCAGATGCACTGATATCGCTTAATAACTGTGGTATCAACGGTCCCACTGTTTTTAATATTCTGGCAGGAACCTACAATGAGCAGATTACATTTAATACCATTAACGGCGGCTCGCTAACGAACACCGTTACATTTAAACCTGCAAGCGGCGCTACTGTTGTTATTACAAACAACTCGGCAACGGCTACACTGAAATTCAATGGTACCGATAATGTTTTCTTTGATGGTTCAAACAATGGTACCACTACAAGGAATATGAGTATTCTGAATACTTCAACGGCATCAGGTACTGCTGCTGTGTGGCTTGCCAGCACCGGTGTTGGTGCAGGCTGTACAAATGTGATCATAAAAAACTGCATACTCGCAACCGGTGATAATGCAAGTGGAAAATATGCTGTTTCAGTCAGCGGAACGAGCATCGGAAGCAGCGGCGATGACAATGATAATATTACAATTCAGAACAACGATATCAGCAAAGCCTATGTTGGCATTTATGCTTATGGCACAAGTTCAGGATTGCTGAATAACCTGAATATCCTGAAAAATAGTCTGGGAAGTTCAACTGCCACAAGCTATCTGGGTCATGATGGAATTATGGTATCATACATAACTGCAAGCACCATCAGCGGAAACACCGTTTATAATATCATAGGAACACCGACTACACCGGTTGGTATAACCATTGGGACCGGAGTTGATAATTCTGTTATTTCCGGAAATATTATTCATGACATCCAATACACGGGAACCTCCGGTTACGGCGGCAGAGGTATCTACTGCAATACCGGCAGCGCTGCAAGTAATCTCACCTTTGATAATAATATGATTAGCGCGATTAAGGGCGATGGTTATTCGAGTTTTTCGAATTCATCACCGGTAGGGATGTACTTCGATGGTACAACCGGTGGACTGAATATCTGGAATAACTCTGTTTATATGAACGGGAGCCTTTCATACAATTCCGCATCACTTACAACGGCCATTCTTTTCTACTCAACGGCCAATACGGGCATCGACCTGCGGGACAATATTTTCATGAATACAATGAATAATCCGAGTAATTCCGGTGCTAAAAATTATGCTATCTATTCTACTGCACCTGTTTCATCATTTACAAGTATTGATTTCAACGATTATTATGTAAGTGGCGTCCAGGGTGTACTCGGCTATTTTGCTGCGGCCGATCAAACCTCGCTCGGAGCATGGCAGGCAGCCACGTCGCAGGATGCACAATCAATCAGTGCCGACCCGGCTTTCACAAGTTTAACCGACCTTCACACATTCTCAAATTTAATCAATAATCTGGGAACACCTATCGGCGCTGTTACAACCGACATCGATGGTCAGCCACGCGATCCGTCAAACCCGGATATGGGAGCCGATGAGTTCACACCACTGGCTGATGACCTTGGAATCATTGCAGTGCTGGCTCCGGTAAGTGGCTGCAACTATGGCAATGAAAATGTAACTATCAGAATAAAAAATAATGGTGGAACAACTATTACGTCGGCCGACCTTTATTATAAACTGGGCACCAACACACCGGTTATGGAAACATACAGCGGTACCCTGCTTCCTGATTCCGTTTATGATTTTACGTTTGCACAACAAGCCAATTTAACCGTTCCGGGTAACTATACATTTAAATTCTACGGATTCTTGAACAATGACCAGAATCAGTTAAATGATACCATCTCCAATTACACCATCTACAGCGGTTATAATTTCAACTACGGCGGCTATGCTATGGGATTTGAACCTACGGATGACATGACAGGATGGCTCAACCTTGATGTGAACAGCGACGGCGAAAAATGGATTGCTCCATACAATGGAACAGCACACACCGGCTCGTACAGCGCTGAATATTATAATACAATGACTGCTGCCGGCGATGAATGGCTCTTTTCGCGCTGTTTCACGCTGGCTGCCGGCAGTACCTATAAAGTAGATTACTGGTACAGAGTAAGCAGTGCCAACTATCCCGAAAGCGTCGACCTTAAAATAGGCAATGCGCAAACACCGGGAGGTATGAATACAACACTGATATCTATGCCTTCCATGACAAACACATCGTATCAGAAAGCTACTGCAACCTTCACGGTTCCCTCAGACGGTTCCTATTATTTCGGATGGCATGCCTATACACCATCGGGTTCGAATACTTATTATTACGCTTATATTGATGATATCAACATTGCACTTGTTCCCGATCAGGAAGCAGCCGCACTGGGCGTTACAACACCCAATTCGGGTTGTGGACTTACAACTACAGAGACCGTTACCATGATGATAAAAAATACAGGCGCCAATGTAATTAACGGAAACCTGAATGCATATTACAGGATTAATAACAGTGCCCCTGTTTCACAGCCGGTAACTGCCACTATCATCTCAGGAGATACTCTTACTTTCACGTTTAGTGTACCTGTTGACATGCACGTTACTACGGCCGATTCTATTTTCAATATCAAAGCATGGATATCGCTTACCGGCGACCCGATGCAGATAAATGATACTGCAACACGACAGGTTATTTCCCGCTATACACCGGGCGTGCCCATTGTAACAGGTGATACAATTCCGTATGGCGGCACAGCCACCTTACTCGCCGCATCACCGGCAAATATTTACTGGTATACCAACCCCACCGGAGGAACATCAATTCATACCGGCAGTCCATATGTTACGCCCGCGCTGTACACAACCACTATTTATCATGTGGAGGCAGCTACAAGTGTTCCGGGACAACACTCCATTATTGGCAATGGTACCTCAACCCAGAATTTGGTTCCCAGCTACGGCTTGTACGACTACAGTTGGAGCGGTATGCTTTATACTGCCGCCGAAATTGCTCATGCCGGTTCAATTGATACCGTCGGATTTTATGTAAGTGGTTCCACGAATTATTCGATGCTGAACCAAAAAGTTTACATGGCTCACACAACCGATGTTGCTTTCACGAATGCCGATAAACCAAATCCTGCAACAATGACGCAGGTTTACAATGGCCCAATTACATGGCTCGGTCCGGGACTGTTTAAACTTCCGCTGCAAACACCTTTCAGCTATAATGGTGCAGATAACCTTGTTATTTATTGGGAAAATAATGATGGCTCCTGGACAAGTGGATATCCGAGTTTTTACTCATCTACCACTACCAGCGATATGGCGAAATATGATTATCAGGACGGTAGTCTTCCGACAATTCCGGGAACGCTTACCACTGAACGTCCGAATATTTATCTGGGTATTACCGTGAACGGTTGCGCCAGCGCCAGAGTACCTGATACTGCAAAAGTTATACTGATGAACGATGAAGCCGGTATAGTCAGCCTTACAAATCCGGTGAGCGGTTGCAGCTATGGCAACGAAAGCGTGACCATCAGAATCAGAAATAATGGAACCAATACCATTAACGGTAATCTGAATGCATCCTATAAAGTAAACGGAACAGCAATAGCTACTGAACCTGTAACAAACACAATCATCCCCGGCGATACACTTACATTTACATTCACCACAACGTTTAATCCGGGGCTGTTACCGTCTAATCAGGATTCTACTTATAATATCAAAGCATACATCGCGCTGGTCAATGATGTTTTCAGCAGCAACGACACCATCAATGCTTCTGTCGACCTGCTCTATACACCGAATCCGCCGACTACAGTGAATGCAACGATTCCTTACGGTACATCCGGAGTTGCAACTGCAATTTCACCCGATTCTATAAATTGGTACACACAGATGACGGGCAGCACACCGATAGCTCAAGGCCACGCTTACACTTCCCCGATACTTTACGGAACAACCGTTTACTGGGCAGAAGCAGTGTCATCAGGAGGCGGCAGCCTGAAAATTACTGAACTCAATCTGGGATCAACTGACAGTATTGAGATTCAGAATACTGGCAGTGGCACAGTAGATGCAACAGGTTGGGTGGTTGCTGTGAGCGATGATTACAGCGATATTAATCTGGTTAATGCCAATCTGTGGAATTTGGGCACTTTTACGGGCAACGAGGTGAAATGGAGATGCGATGATGGCTCGAGTCCGAATTACTGGGGTTCCAACCTCTACTGGAGTCCCGGAAGCGGCGGATGGGCCATGATTCTGGATAACAACGGTGTCATTGTAGATTATGTGGCATGGAGCTGGAACGCTTCCGATATTCAGAATTTCACGGCAACCATCAATTCTTTCCCGGTTACTGTGGGAACAGAATGGACAGGTGACGGAGTCACTTCATCTTCAGATTACCTGAACAGGATTGTTTCTGATAACAACAACGCTGCTGACTGGACCAATACATCTAATGGAAATATCGGTCAGCCAAATACAGGTTTGACTTTTTCGGGTGGAAGCGGTTGCGCAAGTACCCGTGTTCCGGATACAATTTTCGTAACGGGCATTCCTTCTTGCGATGTTGCCGTTGAAGCCATTTATACGCCAAACAGCGGCATTGAGCTTACCGCCACTGAACCTGTAACGATAAAAGTAAAGAATTACGGCACGGCTAATCAGACCAATATTCCGGTTCATTATACCGTGAATGGCGGCACTCCCGTAAATGAAGTTATTGCTACGCTCAGTGCAGGCGATACCATTGATTACACATTTACGCAGACTGCAAATCTCTTTGCATATCAATCCTATACTATTAAAGCTTACACTTCATTAAACTGCGATGTAACCCTTGTTAATGATACAATGCAGAAAATTGTTGTAAACTCTCCGATACCGTATTGTCCTTCATATGCAGTTTATACAGCTGATGATGATATCGGCAATGTAACGTTTGCAACCCTGAACAATGGCAATCCGCTGCCTACATTGAGCAATCCGGATGCTATTCATACTTACACCGATTATACAAATGTTCCTCCGGCACAGGTTATCGCCGGCGGTACCTTCACAATCTCCATCAGCCAGATTGAAGATGACAATAACTGGTATGACTGCCTTGCGAATGTTTATATTGACTACAACCGAAACGGAGTGTTTGATGTACCTGCCGAACTGGTATTCTCGTCGCAAACAGGAATCGACCCCAGCTTCCCGACGGTGAGCGGACCGGTTACAATACCTACAACAGGTATCGTATATGGCCTGCCTACCAGAATGAGAGTGGTGCTCGACGAAAGTGATGTTGCTCCTCCATGCGGTACTTATTTATGGGGAGAAACAGAAGACTATTTCATTGTTATTTCTCCGCAGATACCTCATGACGCCGGCGTAACTCAAATTGTGAGACCTGCTGCAACAGAAATTGAAGGTGCTTCAATCCCTGTTAAAGTAATTGTAAAAAATTACGGACTTGACAGCATTTTTGCATCTTCAAACATGCAGGTAAGGTATCAGTATAACGGACAGGCTCCGCTTGGTATTACCTATGCAGGCCCGACCATTCCGCCCAACGGTACCGATACGGTTACTTTGCCAAACTTAACCGTTGGTGTGCTGACCAATAATATTTGTGCCTGGACAGTACTTGCCGGCGACAGTAATACAATGAACGACACAACCTGTAAATCATTCTACGGACAGCCGAACAAGGATGCGGGCGTTACAGCCTTCCTGCAACCAGCAGGGACATCCTTTGCAGGCGCAGCAGTGAGCGTGGAGGTCGTATTTAAAAACTTCGGAACAAATCCAATCAACACCATGTCGCTTGGTTATAAGCTGAATGGTGTGGTTGCCGCAACCCAAACGTGGAACGGAACACTGGCTCCCGGAGCTATTGATACGCTGCTTTTCACACAAACCTATATTGCACCTCAGGCGACGTATGCAATCTGCGCATACACTAGTCTTACAGGTGATGCCATACACAGCAATGATACGCTGTGTACAAATCCTTACGGTTTGTTTACCAGTCAAATTCCTTATTATGACAATTTCGACGGTCCGGTTGTGAACTGGATGCAGACTTCAGGCGATACCATTACTGAATGGCAGCTTGGAACGCCATCATACGGACTTACAAACTCTGCCCATTCGGCACCCAATGCTTGGGATATCAATCTTTCGGTAGCACCGGGCAACTATGCACTCGACACCTTATGGACACAGTACTTCGACTTCTCAAACGCCACCTCTGCAAAGCTGAAATTCTGGCAGAATTATTATGTTGAGAATAATTACGACGGCCTCTGGATTGAGTATTCTGTTGACAGCAGTCAGACATGGCAGCAACTGGGTGTACAGAATGATACCCTTGGCGTGAACTGGTACACCAATGCCAGTATCGATTTTACCGGTATACCTGGATGGTCGAATAATTCTGGCGGATGGATAAAATCGGAATATAAACTCAGTATCCTCGACAGCCTGGCTTCTGTCAGATTCAGGTTTGTATTCAGTAACGATGGGTCAAGTCCGTATGACGGTTATTCTATTGACGATTTCTCCATCACTATTCCATCGCCTATTGATGCCGGTGTTGAGCAGATACTTTCTCCATCAACACAGGTTCAGGCCGGGACCTTCCATGTTGTAAAAGTGATGATTCGCAATTATGGTCTGGATACACTTTACAGCATTCCTGTTTCGTATGAGGTTAATGGCGGTGTTGCGGGCAATGCAACCTGGACAGGCACTCTGCCTCCGAACGACACGGCATCATACACTTTTGTAACGCAATTTACGGCACCTTCTGGCAATTTCAGCCTGTGCGCCTACACCGGGCTTGTGGCAGACGGCGATCATCTGAATGATACGACCTGCAACAACATTATGGGCGTTGCTACATTCGTTGTTCCCTACGCCGATAATTTTGAAGGTACGAATTACTTCTTCGGTAACGGCGGAAATAATCTCTGGGAGCATGGTGCGCCTGCTTCAAGCACCATCAATGCTGCTCACAGTCCTGCCAATTGCTGGAAGACCAATCTCGATGGCGATTATACCAATAACGCTCTTGATTATCTCTACACTCCGAACTTCTTGTTTACTGCCGTTGACAGTGCTTATCTGGAATTCTGGCACTGGGTGAACACAGAAAATAATTATGACGGAGGCAGCGTACAGTACTCCATCAATGGTGGTTCCACCTGGATTACCCTGGGTTATCAGGGCGATCCTGCAGGTACCGGATGGTACAATGCAACCGTAAACGGTCGTCCTTCATGGACAGGTAACACCGGCGGCTGGGCGTTCGCAAAATTCAACCTCGGAACAATTCCGACCATTGTAAACTCGGCACAGCCGGTTCAGTTCCGCTTCCTGTTCTTCTCTAACGCAAGCACGAGCAACTACAACGGATGGGCTATCGACGATTTCGAGATTTTCGCACCTCCTATTGCAAAGGATGCCGGTGTAATCGAAGTGATGGCTCCGACAGGTGCTACGCAGACAGGTTCGCAGGTAGCGGTTAAAGTCAGAATTAAGAATTTTGGAACCGACAGCCTCCACACCATTCCGGTAGCTTATGCAGTGAACGGCGTTCAGCATGCCATAGCAACCTGGACAGGCGTTCTTAATCCGGGTGATACCACGCATTATACCTTCACAACCACCTATGCTTCACCGGGCTCAGTGTATACTCTGTGCGGTTATACCAAACGTGTTGGTGATACCTACTGGTTCAATGATTCCACCTGTGTGAGCCGTAATGTTACCGCTGCAAGCAATGATGTAGGCGTGTCTGCCATTCTTTCGCCGGGAGCTCAAACTATTTCCGGTGACTCGGTAGCCGTTACTGTTAGAATAAAGAACTACGGAACTACGCTGCAGACAACCTTCCCCGTTGGCTACAAACGCAATGGTGTGCAGCTGGCCGCGGAGGTTTGGTCGGGTTCACTTGCAGGGGGCGATTCAACAACCTATACCTTCCATCAAAAGTATATTTCACCGCTGTCTAATTACGTACTGTGCGGTTATACCATGATGACGGGTGATGCAAATCCCGCGAACGACCAGACCTGCTTCACACCCACCGGCGTGATAGGTATAGACGTGTATGACGCAAATCTTCTTGAGCTGTGGCAGAATATTCCAAATCCGGCCAACGACCTTACTACCATTTATTACAATCTGCCGACATCGGGCATGACTAAATTTGTAATAGTTGATATTTTGGGACGTGAGGTGTACAGAGCAGAACATAATGAAGCTACCGGCTTACACTCGGTTGGAATTGATACGAAAAAGCTGCAATCAGGCGTGTATTTCTACTCACTCGGATTTAACGGCACACTCCTCACCAAACGCATGGTGATAACCCGATAA
- a CDS encoding DUF1295 domain-containing protein, with protein MKIVTTAILLIVTLLIVPLFSYYSGSALGQLEWNALNTLIILAIIIVAVTFLLGEITGNNSQVDKIWSIVPIAYVWIVAAYGAYSPRLVIMAALVTIWGIRLTVNFAMKGAYQWRFWQGEEDYRWQVLREKPEFKPRWKWTLFNLFFISGYQNVLILLFTLPVIVALQNNNAPLGVFDYVASGLMLFFIVWEMVADIQQWNFQSKKQAYAKAEAELQHENKKGFLDKGLWAYCRHPNYFAEQSIWVCFYLFGVAAGGQWFNWSVAGCLLLVVLFQGSSNFSEEISAGKYPEYTAYQKRVPRFLPLGGFRK; from the coding sequence ATGAAGATAGTAACTACCGCCATTCTGCTTATTGTTACCCTGCTGATTGTTCCTTTGTTCAGTTATTATTCGGGCAGTGCGCTGGGTCAGCTCGAATGGAATGCATTGAACACGCTGATAATACTTGCAATCATAATTGTGGCAGTGACATTTTTACTGGGCGAAATTACAGGAAACAACAGTCAGGTTGATAAAATATGGAGTATTGTTCCGATTGCCTATGTCTGGATTGTTGCAGCTTATGGCGCCTATTCCCCCAGGCTCGTTATTATGGCGGCATTGGTTACCATATGGGGCATCCGACTTACCGTTAATTTTGCCATGAAGGGTGCCTACCAATGGCGTTTCTGGCAGGGCGAAGAAGATTACCGCTGGCAGGTACTCCGCGAAAAGCCCGAGTTCAAGCCCCGCTGGAAATGGACTCTGTTCAATCTTTTTTTTATTTCCGGATATCAGAACGTGCTGATTCTGCTTTTTACCCTTCCGGTTATTGTTGCGTTACAGAATAACAATGCTCCTTTGGGCGTGTTTGATTATGTTGCGTCAGGACTTATGCTGTTCTTCATTGTATGGGAAATGGTGGCAGATATTCAACAATGGAATTTTCAAAGTAAGAAACAGGCATATGCCAAAGCAGAAGCGGAGCTTCAGCATGAAAATAAAAAAGGATTTCTCGATAAAGGTTTGTGGGCATACTGCCGTCATCCCAACTATTTTGCGGAGCAGTCCATATGGGTTTGTTTTTATCTGTTTGGTGTGGCTGCCGGCGGACAATGGTTCAACTGGAGTGTTGCTGGCTGTCTTTTGCTGGTTGTTTTATTTCAGGGAAGCTCAAATTTCAGTGAAGAAATCAGCGCTGGAAAATATCCTGAATATACCGCTTATCAGAAACGCGTTCCCCGATTCCTTCCATTGGGCGGTTTCAGAAAATAA